The nucleotide sequence TTTTTCTCTGGCATAAGGCGTAAGATAGATGCGCAGAGAGCGGCGGTCCCTGTTGTCCGGCTTCCTTTCGATCCATTCATCTTTTTCCAGGCGGTCCAAAAGACCGGTAATGGTCGCGCGATCCTGGCAGGTTTTCTCCGCAAGTTCACTCGGCAACAGCCCTTCCTCTTCCATAATGGCCACTATTAAAAAGAACTGACCGTGGGTAAGCCCGAGAGCGGCAATCTCTTCACGGTATGCCCTTGTTACCACCCTCACGGTTTTACCCAATTGAAAGCATAAGCAGTCTTTAAACGGCATCACGTCACCCTTTTCCCCGTAAAATGAGATGGAGCGGTCAGCCGTCAGCTTTCAGTTATCAGCAAAACCCTCTATTCTTAATGAGTTAGCTGAAGGCTGATCTCTGAATGCTGAATGCTTCATCCGGAAATTTTGAATTTCCGGATGAGAGTTAATTAACATACAAATAATTTAAACGCAAACTAAAATAAGCAAAAAGTACGGTCAAGGAGAAAAAAAAGGCAAAAGGCAGGGTGACAAAGGGGGCCTCTGAAGAAAACTGGACTGTGGAGGGCTGGACTTTACCAAAATGGGGAAAAGGAGAAAAAGAAGGGCTGAACTTCTCCCCCTACATCCCGAATTTTCCTTAAACGGAGGAGTGATCTGCGGAAGCCCCGAAATCCTGATCAAAGGCCTCCTCATAGAAAGGAAACTGGGAATTCGAGAATCATGGGGACGAGAATCATGGGGACGTTGTCCACCAGGTTCAGTAATTTTCTTTCTATTTTTTCAGTAAACGAGCCATCCCAAAGAAATTGACAAACACCATAGATTTTCCTTTCCCCATTGACAATCTGGCCTTCCAACCATTTAGAACCGAAGAAAGCATGGCCACATCCTGATCGGTGAAACCCATGGGCTAATATTTGGGATGTAACCTCCCTTTAAGACGCCAAATTGGCTCCTTAAAGAATCATATTCTGCCCGGTTATTTCAACGGCCGGATCGGGCATATTTGGCCTGCTTCTCTTTCAGATGAAACCCGATTTTCCTTTCGGGGTCTCCGGTGGAGCCATGAGATGTCGGATAGCTTCAAAAACCACCCTAAATTGGCCGTCGTATTTTTTCTCCATCAGCTCTATTTTCCGCCTCAACTCCTCATGGGTAGCTAATATCTCCCTCAACCGGGTAAAGGTCCGCATGATTTGGATATTGACTTGAATAGCCCTTTGACTATTTAGAACGCTCGACATCATGGCTACCCCGTTTTCGGTAAAAGCAAAAGGCAGCTTTCTGGTACCTCCCCATCTTGATGTTCCAAATTGGAAGATCAAGTTTTTAAGTTCTTGATTCGTCAACTGAAACATGAAATATTCAGGAAACCGATCCAAATTACGCCTAACCGCCTTATTCAGATTTCCGGTTGTAACACCATAGAGAATAGACAAATCCCGGTCGAGCATGACCTTTTTGGCCCTAATGATAAGGATTTTGCTTCAATGATTTCCTGGGGTACTAATTCTTTTTCTTCCATCGGGTTACTTTTTACCATAGCCGGCCTGTTTCTCTTTCAGATGGAACCCGATTTTTCTTTTAGTGATCTTCGGTGGGGCCATTAGCTGCCGGATAGCTTC is from Deltaproteobacteria bacterium and encodes:
- a CDS encoding MarR family transcriptional regulator, with the translated sequence MPFKDCLCFQLGKTVRVVTRAYREEIAALGLTHGQFFLIVAIMEEEGLLPSELAEKTCQDRATITGLLDRLEKDEWIERKPDNRDRRSLRIYLTPYAREKRASTLELFEKTNQVFLNKFTQQEWNTMQSFLSRLEQ
- a CDS encoding ORF6N domain-containing protein, coding for MLDRDLSILYGVTTGNLNKAVRRNLDRFPEYFMFQLTNQELKNLIFQFGTSRWGGTRKLPFAFTENGVAMMSSVLNSQRAIQVNIQIMRTFTRLREILATHEELRRKIELMEKKYDGQFRVVFEAIRHLMAPPETPKGKSGFI